The stretch of DNA GCACGTTAAAAATCGTAGAGAATAGATTCTCACATCGCGACATCACTGATAATTTCTTCCGTAACGCCAAAATGTCATGGTACGAGAATTTCGTGCTTCTATTTTACGGGTGGCAGTTCTTACCTTGTGGTAGGTTAATATTGATACACATTGCCCTAATGAGAGTAAAAAATCACCAGAAGGCGATATCTTTCATACGTATTAATCAATTTACATTCCCATGAATTTATTATACACAATGTCAATACAATGAATCATTTGAAGAACAACACCTTCAGTGTGTAATAGATAACCATCAACACGAAGGCTTGCCATGAGATCCCAGAATATATAAGTTCGTTTGTAGTTTGGTCGTGACTATAATAATCTTCTgatggatgccaagtgatgatATACGACCATGTgacatacatgaatatatataaatgcaaaGTTGTATGATAGACaaaattgtctttttaaaatcttaaagCTTCATGAAGTGCAAGAACCTGATGTGCATGAAATGGAATTGAACCGATCTGTCACGAAGCGTCCAAATCTTCTGGCATGCTTTCTAATTAAACGGAATATATTTCCTCTTGGCTCCTGCAATGCGGTTCTAATAGGATGTGGCAGAGGTCGTGCTTGTGGCAGAGGACGTGTTGGTGGCAGAGGACGTGCTGGTGGCAGAGGACGTAGTGGTGGCAGAGGACGTAGTGGTGGCAGAGGACGTGCTGGTGGCAGAGCATGTGCTGGTGGTAGAACTACTTGTTCGGACtgaaaatagaatattttatatCTCTGTACCTGTAGTACATAACTAAGCAAGTAAAATGGATATTTACAGTtcaggagtcgatttcacaaaaacaaatcagTATACATGTGCTAGCGATAAATCTTAGTCGTaaggttttttttgtgaaatcgactccagtATTTTAATTCTTTATGCAATAATGTAAATGATGAGATTTAGCAACATCCTTCATCTTCCAGGTGCATGAACAAAAAGGCATATTTATCAGCGTGTAATATATAGGTTCTTCATTTAACCTAACTAGAGAGCCACTAATCCCTTATGTGTTGAAACAATCTTTATCAGATATCAATCAACACTCTAAATTTCAGATATTTCGATTAGTATATGACTTATAAATGACATTGAAGAAAGTACTTTCATATATTGTTAAATCTTCGTTTATCGCTCATGATTAATACCTAAAATGTAACATAATAAACTATAAAGATTAAAAGAAATAGCTCACAATTCAACCACTTGAGAGAAAATAAAGAACTctaaaataaagaactgaagaatGTCAAAGGCCGAAACGTCtcaaaaaattggtttattatTACAAATATCTGACTAAATTAAAGAGATAAAGATATTTACCACTATTCCTAAGTCAATAGTGTCGTAGACTATCATTTGTTCAATTCTGGGATCTGCCAGAAAATTGTTGAACATCATAGCAACTCGTTTATCCTCATGTAATTTAGCTGACTTAGTACTGTTGATTACTGGTATCttcaatagaaataaacaatattacatcattttgttttgttgtattttgttgccctttttttctttcatattcattcaACTATTAATAATGCATGTTCCTTCTCTTTGATCTATCCAAAGTCTTATGGCCGTCAATTCGAATTCATTTGGCTAATTACAAAttctcaattctcaattttaaacaaaataatggtacttgagaatggaaatggggaatgtgtcaaagtgacaacaaccctaccatagaacagacaacagcataaggtcaccaataggtcttcaaacattttttggcAAGAAAAGCTagttttgtctataaaaatgcaATAGTTTAAGATTCTGTAACATAAACCTTACCTTGGGGTCTGACAGAGTGGGTTGTACTGGTCTGACATTGATCCTTGTTACTTTCAAATTCGGTTTGTTATTTGGCACTTTTGGTTTGACTACAACCTTTAgaatacaaataatgaaattGTCTTAAAATCATTAAAGTCCATCTAAATggcgtttttttttatgttcgatacatttttttatgtttgtgtAGGTGATTTGTATAGCTGACGACACGATAAGGATTTTGTTGAAAGTTGTTGAGATTGTACTGTAACGTGTTCGCAAACCGATGAGAACCTTTCTAACCAACCAAACCAACCACCAGACCAGACAGACACCAACAACGAACCAAAAGAATTTAACAGGAAATATGAAGGCTCAGAATACATGAAATAATTACTAATACTGCTACTGCATACTGCATATCACACAAATATAGTTTCTAGGTCAGCGCAGTCTCctttttatgtgtgtgtgtgtgtgagacGGATTTTACTTTTATATGTAATGTAATAAGGTAGCAGATCCGCCTTTACGTTGATGCTCTGAATGCAAACACAAAATCGTTTCAAGTGTATAATAACTTTTATTCACCAgacattatatttaaaacaactGGAACACGGATTAACAGAAATAAATCTCTTAAAACAACAATCAGCAATTAACAATATTAAGTATAGACTAGACAAACAGATAATAATACTCTAAAACAGCTTCACCGAAAATCAACATTCAAGAAACACAGATTCTATCAGCAACTCTccaaataaatacatgtaaaatactacacaaataaataagtctctttctatatcataaaaatatattaacagcAACCTGAATATTTAAAACCAACGGACACTTTTGCCGACTTTACGCACCTTTCTCCTATTCAAAGTTGAAATTCATTATCAAACTTTATTctcaaaaattataatatttagaaaacaagaaaactattaaATTTCTGCATCCGTTAAAAACTTGAAACTGGAACAATTAAATGAACTGCTTGCATATATATTGCAATATTCTGGAACTTAAACTGCTGCTTTAGAAAAACTGTACCTTGAAATTTATGAGACACGTAAATAAAGCTGCTAGCCGGCGGTAGGGACAAGCTGGAACTGACGTAAAATACTATGAATCTTACGCTAGTGTTGTTATTTCGCGTGAGAGAAATTCCAAATATGGGTGAAATCAAAGACCTAATGAGGAAACTTCCTTATAAGGTACATATCTTTGCACTAAACGTCTGATCAAATGACGTCATTACAGCCCTATTACTGTGAAATGATGCGCAACGTCGGTGCAAAAATACGGTTCATAAGAAATTATTACAATAATCAGAATAAAACTCTATTCTACATAAACCTTACATAAAATACTCTAACATTTATCCCtattttgaaaaacatacaaaaatataacttcaacatGTTCAGGACAGTCTACAAATTATGCGATTTCTATTGtcactatatttataataatactcGTGACTTCCGGTAAAAACGAAAGTGAAAGTAACGTACAATTAATCAAAAGCTTTCCGTAAGAAAACACACGTTTTCTATCGTTCTGGaacatacaatattaaaacgATTAAACCACGAATaggtaataatgaaataaaatacacacatttactgctttaataaaataatacaaagtaGGGTTGGAAGAACTTTAGCCAAAACTATGtagacaatatcaataaaaatttaggCACTGTTATCTGTCAAAAACGTCACAGTACTATTGTAGCCTacttataaaaaaggagattcatTGTCGAAGTTGTATTATCAGTGACGTAGCCGTGGGCGGAAGCATATTAGTTGTATATGAAATGTAATGGCTGAGCAGTTGTCTTTATACATATTCATATGATCAAACTATTATCTATATTCATGGTGCCTTGACCCATGGATCTTAAAATCATCTAAGTTAAGGAAACAACAGCGCTGTTACCAGACTATTCTGCAGATTATATGAAGCAAAGGAGCATACAATTTGCACAAAGAAGAATTCATTGTCACGCTCGGATACTTGAGcgaaaacaaacatgtttaaacaaatttttcaGCTATGAGAACTAaaatttttggaaattaaaattaTTAGTTCAGATGATAAATATTCGGTGAATATggaatgaataaactcatcatagataccaggactaaattctatatatacgccagacgtgcgtttcgtctacaaaagacgcatcagtgaAGCACGAAtccaatccaaaaaagtttttaaaaaaaaagaaaagaaaaaagccaaataaag from Mytilus galloprovincialis chromosome 2, xbMytGall1.hap1.1, whole genome shotgun sequence encodes:
- the LOC143062377 gene encoding uncharacterized protein LOC143062377, which translates into the protein MMFNNFLADPRIEQMIVYDTIDLGIVSEQVVLPPAHALPPARPLPPLRPLPPLRPLPPARPLPPTRPLPQARPLPHPIRTALQEPRGNIFRLIRKHARRFGRFVTDRFNSISCTSGSCTS